GACTGAGTTAATTCAACTACCCCTAAATTTGGTGCTAAATGCCCACCGTTTTTACTTGTAATCTCTACAAGAGTATCTCTAATTTCCTGGCTTTCCTTTTGTAACTTATTAATATATTCCTTATCTACCCTCATCTTTTTCCATCCTTAAGCTTGAATATAACCTTTAAACACAAAAGCTACAACCACTCCTAATATAGCCCCTACTAATACTTCTAATGGACTGTGTCCTAAAAGCTCTTTTAATTTTTCATCATGCAGTTTCTCTCCAACTTTTGCTGCAAATCTATCCAGTAAAGTATTTAAAAGCCCTGCATGTTTTCCTGCTGCTCTTCTAATTCCAGCAGCATCATACATCACTACTCCAGCTAAAACAAATGAAATAGCAAATATTGTACTTTGGGTTCCATGAGCTAATCCTATAGCTGTACTTAATGATGCCATAGTTGAAGAGTGGGAACTTGGCATTCCTCCAGTTTCAAAAATTCTTTTCATATTTAGTTTTCTATCAATAAATATTGTAGTTATAACTTTATAAAACTGGGCTATAAACCAAGCTATAAATACTACATCTAGAATTCTATTTCCTAAAATTATTCCTTTTTCCATAGTTTCCCCACTCTCTTTTAATTTTTTATTTAACTGCTTTTAATTCTAGTGATATTGTTGGTTTATCTTGATTTTCTTTGTAGAATATTATAGTTCTTCCAATTATTCCTACAACTTCTGCCTCTATCATTTCAGCTATTTGGTAAGCTACTTCATTTTTATCCGCTTCTGAATTTTGAAGTATTTTTACTTTAATAAGTTCTCTTGGAATTAATGCCTCTAAAACTCCTTGTGCTAATGTTTCAGAGAATCCCTCTTTTCCTATTCTAAATATTGGCTCTAAATTGTGAGCTCTCTTTCTTAAAAACGCTCTTTTTTTGCTTGTTAAACTCATTTTATCTCCTCTTTATCTTTAATTATATTTTTTATTATACATCCATAATTATTGGTAGAATAACTGGTGTTCTTTTAATTCTATTGTAGAAGAACTTTCCTGCTACATCTCTAACGCTATTCTTTATTACTGTCCAATCTTTTATTGCACTATTTTCAAACTCTTTTAATTTTACTTTTATCTGTTCATTAGCTTCATTTAATATTTCATCAGAATCTCTTGAGTATACAAATCCTCTAGTAACAATATCAGGACCACTTAATACTTTTCCTGTTTCCTTATCTAAAGCAAATACTACAATTACTACTCCATCTTGTGATAACTGTTGTCTATCTTTTAGAACTATATGTCCAATATCTCCAACACCAAGACCATCAACCAATGTAGCTCCTGCATTAACTTTTCCTTTTATCTTCGCACTAGTTTTTGTTACTTCTACTTTGCTTCCGTTAGTAGCTATTACTATATTACTTTTAGGAATTCCAGTCTCTATTGCTGTTTCTTTATGAGCTTTTAACATTTTAAACTCTCCATGAACAGGCATAAAATGTTTAGGTTTTATTAAATTTAACATTAGCTTTTGCTCTTCTTTACTTGCATGCCCTGAAACATGTATTCCAGCTATTTTTTTAAATACAACTTCTGCTTCATATTTTAAAAGACTATTTATGTTATTTGAAACAGCTCTCTCATTTCCTGGAATTGGAGTTGCTGAAATTATAACAGTATCTCCCTCTTTTACTTTTGTATGTTTATGCATATTTTTGGCTATTCTTGATAACGCTGCCATTGGCTCACCTTGAGTTCCTGTACACAGAATAACAACTTTATTATCTCTCATTTTATCAACATCTGATAAGTTTATCATAATATTTTCAGGAAGCTTTAAATATCCTAAAGTTGCCGCTATATCAAAAACTTTAATTAAGCTTCTTCCATCTATTGCAATTTTTCTTCCATGTTCATGAGCTATATTTACAATCTGTTGAAGTCTATGAACGTGAGATGCAAATGCTGCTATTATAATTCTTCCTTTTGCTTTTGCAAATTCAACTTTAAAAGCTTCTCCAACACTTCTTTCAGATGGAGTAAATCCATCTATTTCTGAGTTTGTTGAATCTGAAAGTAATAAATCTACTCCCTCTTCACCAATTTGCGCAAGTCTTAAAAAATCCACTCCGTCTCCGTCAACTGGTGTTAAATCAATTTTAAAATCTCCTGTATACATTACTCTTCCTGCTGGAGTTGTAACAACAACTGCATAAGCATCTGCTATTGAGTGTGTAACGCCTACAAATTCAACCTCAAAATATTTTCCAACTCTTATCTTATCTCTTCCTTTTACCTCTCTCATTTTAGGAAGTACTTTTGAAACTTCTCCACTTTCAAACTTAGCTTTTATTAATGCTAATGTTAACTTTCCTCCATGAAGAGGTACATTTTTATCTATTTTTTGATATAAATAAGGCACAGATCCAATATGGTCCTCATGACCATGAGTTATAAATAGCCCTTTTATTTTATCTTTGTTACTTTCGATATAGCTGAAATCTGGAATAACTAAATCTATTCCTAATAATCCATCATCTGGGAAAGTAACTCCAGAATCAATAATAATAATTTCATCTCTATATTGAACTAAAGTCATATTTTTTCCAATTTCATCTAATCCACCTAAAGGAATAACATACATTTTTTCCTCTTTTTCAGTTTTTAAAATTGGTTTTTTAACCTCTTCTTCAGCTTCAACTTTTTTTGCTGGAACTCTTTTTTTAGGTGCTTGAGGTCTTTGTTGTTGAGTTGTTTTAACTTCAACTGTCTTTACATCATTATTTTTTTTAGTTTCATTTAAAACCTCAGTATTTGGAGCTTTTTCTCCTTGCTTTGGTTTATTATAATATTTTCTTCGTCTTGTTTTTTTCTTTGTTGCGTCTTTCTCCTTTTCAACAATATTTTCTAAATTCATTTCATCTCCTCATTGTAATATTCCAAATATTTGTCCACAAATTTTTTAGCAACTCCTCCAGCAACACGGCCTCCTCCTCCAGCTCCTTCTAATAGAACTGTAAATACAATCTTAGGCTGCTTGTCTGCTGGAAAATATCCTGCAACAAGAGCATGAGTTTCATCAAATCTTGAATTCTGAGATGATCCACTTTTTGCTCCTATAACCAATCCAGGGGTTCTTAATGCTTTTGTTGTTCCGTTATCCTTTTCAACAGTATTTATTAATGCTTTATTTAAAACATCATAATACCAACTTGGATAATTTGTTTCATACAAAACCTCTGGCTTTATCTCTACTTTTTCACTACCGTTTTCCATATAGTCTACAACATGGGGTACATAAGCTTTTCCTCTATTTGCAAGTCCCATATAGGATACTGCAACTTGCATAGGTGTAGCTAAAAGATACCCTTGTCCTATTGACAAGATTATTGTATCTCCTTTAAACCAACCTTGTTTAAATCTTTTCTTTTTCCATTTTTCACTTGGTAATATTCCTGCTCTCTCTCCAAAAACATCTATTTTAGATAGTTTACCATAACCGAAATTTCCAGCTACATCTATAATTGGTTCATGCCCAAATTGGTCAGCATATTTGTAATAATATGGATTTACAGATTCTACTATAGATTTTTCAAAATCAACCGTTCCATGTCCACCCTTTTTCCAAGCTCTCCAACTCCATTTTCCAATGCTATAAACACCATTGTCAAATATTTTTGTTTTAGGATCTAAACCATTATTAAAAAATGCAAATGCTGAAAATGGCTTAAATACTGAACCTGGTGGATATTCTCCTGATATACTTTTATTTGTTAATGGCTTTCTTGGGTCATTTGTTATTTGGTCCCAATCCTCTTGAGAAATTTTAGAACTAAACGTAGTCAGTGAATATGTTGGATAACTTACTAATGTTAATACTTTTCCTGTTTGAGCCTCTATTGCTACTAAAGCTCCTGATAGATTCTCCTCTTGGAAAACTTCTTCCATATACTTTTGTAATCTCATATCTAAAGATAAATGTAGGTTATATCCTGGAGTTGGATCTTTACTTTTTTCAATTTTTTGAGCTTTATTCAAAGCATTAACCTCAATATAATCATATCCAGGTTTCCCTTTCATTTGAGAATCATAAATTTTTTCAATTCCAGTTTTTCCAACAATATCTCTTGGAGAATATCCATCCTCTTTCAAATTTTCATACTCTTTTTCTGTTATCTTTTTTACATACCCAATTGTATGTGCTGCTAATGAATCATGTATATATTTTCTTTTAGAATAGCTTTGAACTTCCAAATATGAATAATCTCCAATTTTTTCCATTAATTTATGAGCTAAATCCAAATCTAAATCTTCTACCAGAATATTTTCTTTAGTATAAGGTACAATTTCTCCGTACTTTATCCTTTTTTGTAAATAATCTTCACTATATCCAGTTGCTTCACTCATCTCTTTTAATTGTTCATTAGTTACAACTCTTTGGTTCAAATATACCAATCTATACCCCAGTGTATTAGTAACAACTAATTCACCATTAGAATCATATATATTTCCTCTTTCTGCATCAATTTTTCTTAATTTAACTCTATTTTTTTGAGCTAAATAATTATACTTATCTTTTTGTAAAATTTGTAAATATGCCATTCTACTTCCTAGTAATACAAATACTAGAAAAATAAATACTTTATATATTTCCCCTCTAAATTCGAAACTTTTTCCTAACTTTATTCCAAGATCTTTTTTCACTTAGTTGCTCTCCTCATATATAATAAATTAATTATAAAATAAAATACTGAAAGAAATAACACATTTACTATTACAAATGGACTTTTCACGAAAATTTTCCATGCCACTATTTGCAAAAGTGAAAGTATATAAAGATTTCCAATATTATAATCAAAGTTTATAAAATATAGGTGATAAAAAATAATATTTATCCCAACGAACAAAAAAGCAAACGCAGGTTCTCTCGAATGAAGAGCTAATATAACTGCTAATAACGGAAATAAAAATGCTATTTTTTTATCTTTTCTATAAGATAAATAAGCCAAGTACGGCATTATTAAAAATCCTTTTGATGTTGTTTGAGGAATGTTATCCAATATAAAAATAAATAAAATTGAGATAAAATCTAGCATTTCCACTCCTTTTAATTCTAATCTATTAAAATATTTATCTTGTTACTTAAACTATTGTTTTCTAACATATTACTTATATTTAATTTTTTTGCAATTTTTAATGCTGTATAGTAATCTTCACTATTATACTCTATCACAGATTTATCTAATTTTTTAGAATCCTCTTTTAAAGTGACATTTTTATATCCAGAACTTTCTAACTCTTTTAAAGCTGATTTAGCTTCTGCCGTTGTTCCTTTAATTTCAATTTTAAAGTCAATGTCTTTTTCTTTTCCAAGTATTAATACAACACTCGCTAATGTCGGAATATCACTATCTTCTTTTATCTTAAAATATTTTTCATTTACATTAGCTAATATATTTTCAATATTCTCTTTACTAATTTCATTGATTTTAATCAAACTATAGTTTGTATTTTTTTCGTAGTTAGCTGCTGTATAAGTTAAAGCTAATTTATTTTTTAAATTTTCTCCAGTCTTTCTAGCATAACCACCTACTCCATTTGCGTTTAATATATCTACAACTAAATTTGTTGAACCTTTTAATTCTCCACCATATAAATCAGCAAATAAAGATTGTGTTCCTGATGTTAAAATATATTTTTTATCATCTATTACCATTTCAGGGATATTTCTTGCATTTTTTACATTTAAAGCTATCTCACTATATTTTATAACTTTATAGTTTTGAACTTTTTCAGGTAAAAAATTATTTATTGAGTCTATCACCATTTTATAGTTTTTAGAATCCACTAATTTTTTTATTGTTGTTTCCTTATCTACTTGAACATCAAAGGGTATTTTCACTGCTAGTTTATCTTCGTATACTACAATAATGTTATTTTTACCTATTATTGCATATCTTTCCCAATTCTCTAAATTTTTATTAGTTTTATTTAAATTATATGTTAAAAATACACCTAATATACCTATCACTATTATTGCTAATAGTAAGCCTCCTAGAGCTTTTCCTGCTTTTCTTGTTGTTTTCTTTTGTCTACTAAACCCTTTTTCCTTTCTCATTTCCAATTAGTAACTCCTTTTCTAAATTTGAAATTTCTACTTTTACTAATTCATTAACACCAGCTGTTGCTTCTAAAGTTTTTACTCTTAAATAGTTTTGACTATATCCATATGAGCATCCGTCTTCTTTTATCTCTTCAACTAAAACCTCTAGTTCTTTTCCTATATATTTTTCTCTTCTTTCTTTTCCCATCTCTTTTCTTAGAGTTTCTAAAACTTCAGCTCTTTTCTTTTTTACATTTCCATCAATTTTATCTGTAAATGTATTTGCTAAAGTTTTCTCTCTGTCTGAATATTGGAAAACATGTAAATCTGAGAATCCTATACTTTTTATTACTTCATATGTATTATTAAACATCTCATCTGTTTCTCCTGGGAATCCCACAATAACATCTGCTGTATATTCCATATTTTCAACATTTTCTCTAAGCTTCAATAATCTTTCTTGGATAAGTTCTGCACCATAATTTCTTCTCATTCTTTCTAAAACTGTATTATCACAAGATTGTAATGATATATGTAAATGTGGCATTAACTTATTACTGTTCTCTCTCATAATCTCTATAAATCTATCTGATATCTTATCTGGATACATAGAACCTATTCTAACTCTTTCAACTCCTTCTAGCTTAACTACTGTTTCTAAAAGTGTTTCTAAATTAATATCAGAGTCTAAATCTTCACCATAAGCACCTAAATTTATTCCAATGATAATAAACTCTTTAAATCCTTCTTTTGTTAATACTTCTATCTCTTTACAGATACTTTCTAAAGAACGAGATCTACTTTTTCCTCTACCAAATGGTATCTTACAATATGAACAGAAATTATTACATCCATCTTGTATTTTTATATACGCTCTTGACATCTCTCTTAAAGTAGCAAACTCATACTCTTCGTACGTTCTCTCTTCAAAAATATTCTCTGTTAATACTTTTGATTTTTTATTTTCAATATCTTGAATAAAATCTACTAGACCACTTTTATTACTATTTCCAACAACAAAATCAATCTCTTCAATCTCTAGTAATTCTTTTGAATTTGTCTGAGCATAACAACCTGTAACAATAACAATTGATTCAGGATTCATTTTTTTAGCTCTTCTTAACACATTTCTTGTTTTTTTATCAGCTATACTTGTTACTGTACATGAGTTAACAATATAAATATCTGATTTATTTTCAAAATTTTCCTCTTCGTATCCTATTTTTATTAATTGATTCTTTATACTTTCACTTTCATATTGATTAACTTTACACCCTAATGTATAGAAAGCTACTTTTTTATTATTAAAATTCATTTACTAATATTCCTCCTACTATAATTGAGGCAGTTTCAGCTCTTAATATTCTCTTCCCCAAAGATACAGGCATAACACCTTTCTCTGTTAAGAACTCAATCTCCTCTTTATCAAATCCCCCCTCTGGACCAATTATATATAAAACTTTCTTAGGTTTATTTTCAACTTTATTTAAAATATTTCTTAGTGAGTTTTTATCTTCACATTCATATGGAACAAACATTAAATCATACTCTTTATAATTTAGTTCTAATAATTTTTTCGGTTCTCCAATTTCTACTAATTTAACAGCTTGGCACTGCTTTGTTGCTTCTTTTACTATTAGATCCCATTTATCTTTTTTCTCAGTAATTTTAGCCACACCTCTTTTTGTTAATAGTGGTGTTATTTTACTTACCCCAATCTCTGTCAATTTTTGAATTGTTAAATCCATTTTATCATTTTTTAAAATTCCTATAGCAGCTTCTATATAAACTTCAGAAGAAAATCTATCTTCATTTCTTTCTAAAATTTTAGCTTCTATTATCTTTTTCTCTATATTTAAAACTTCACAAATATACTCATATTCTCCATCTACAGCTCTTATTATCTCTCCTGGCTTTATTCTAAAAGCATTTTTCAAATGGTTTATGTCATTTTTGTCCACTATTTCTATTATTTCATTTGCTATATTGTCTTTAGATATTATAACACTTATCATTATAAACTCCTATATCATATCCTTATTTTTTATTAGCTCTGCTAAAGTTGTTCCTTCTAAAATTTTAGTCATAGCTATATCTAATTTACTCCATATACAAGTCGTTGAGCACTCGTCATCAACACAAGAACAATTTTTGCTTTTATTATTCTCATTACAATCAATAACTTTAACTTCATCATCTAATATTTTATACAATTCATGTAATGTTATATCTTCAGGTTCCATTGAAAGTTTATAACCTCCATTCGGTCCTCTTTTTCCTTGAATTATATTTTCATTTTTTAATTTAAATAAAATTTGCTCTAAATACTGAACTGAAATATCCTCTGATTCTGATATCTCTTTTATTCGAGCTAAGTTTCCCTTTTGAGAAGCTTCAGCTATATATACTAATGCTTTTACACCATATCTAACTTTTGTACTTATTTTCATCCTCTTACTCCTTTATCTCAAAATGATTATAAGCCTTTTCTGTAACCATTCTACCACGACTAGTTCTTTTAATATAACCAATTTTAACTAAATAGGGTTCATATACCTCTTCTATTGTTCTTCTATCTTCTCCCAACATCAAGGCTAAAGTTTCAACACCTACTGGACCACCACCATAATTTTCTATTATAGCTTTTATAATATCTCTATCTAATTCATCTAAACCTTGTTTATCTACGCCTAAAATATTTAGTGCTTTTATAGCGCTATTTAAATCAACTACTCCATTTCCTTTTATTTCACAATAATCTCTAACTCTTTTTAATAATCTATTTGCAATTCTCGGAGTTCCTCTACTTCTCAAAGCAATCTCTTTTGCTCCCTCTTCTTCAACTTTGACACCTAAAATAGCGCCACCTCTTTTTACTATTCCTTCAAGTTCATTTTCTTTATAATAGTCCATTCTATGAACTACTCCAAATCTATCTCTTAAAGGAGAACTCAAAAGACCCGCTCTAGTTGTAGCTCCAATTAAAGTAAATGGTGGTAATTCTATTCTTATTGATCTCGCTGAAGGTCCTTTTCCAATAATAATATCTAACTCTCCATCTTCCATAGCTGGATATAAAATCTCCTCTACCGACGTATTCAATCTATGAATTTCATCAATAAATAATATATCATTCTCTTCTAATGATGTTAAAATAGCTGCTAAATCTCCAGCTTTATCTAATATTGGTCCTGAAGTTATTTTTAAGTTAACTCCCATCTCTGTAGCTATTACTCCTGCTAAAGTTGTTTTTCCTAACCCAGGTGGTCCATATAAAAGAATATGATCTATGCAACCACCTCTTTTTTTTGCAGCTTCTATAAAAATACTCATTTTTTCTTTTAATGATTCTTGACCGATATATTCAGCTAATCTTTTTGGTCTAAGATTTTTTTGAACTTCTCCTTCAAATTCCAACTCTTCATTAGAAACTATCCTATCCATTTTTTCTCCTTAAATAAAAACTGTTATTACAAATTGTACAACTCCAATAAGTCCACCTAAAATAGCTCCAATTATTTCTATATGTTTCAACTCTTTCTTTGCTAAAGAAAAAGTTATTCTCTCTAGCTCTTCCAAAGAAAATCCATCTACTTTTTCAACTATAATCTCTTTAAAATCAACATTTTTTTCTAAAGTTTCAAATAACATTCCAATTATTTGATCTTTATTTTCCATTATCGACCCTTTTATAGCATCTTTTATTTTATTTAAAGCTGATTCATTTAAAAACATAGCTATCATTGGAAATCTCGTTGTTATCTCTGATGCTAACTTTTTTTCTAATATACTGTCAATTACTCTTTCCATTTCAACATCTAAATTTGCATTTTCTAATTTTTTTGTTATATCATCTAATGATATTAGTTCATTTTGAATTGTATCTGCTAAAGTTATTCCTATTTCATGTCTTCTTTTAGGAATTAAACCTTGGATTTTAAAAAACCCTAAGTTTATCTCTTTATATGGTCTAAATAACATCTTTATTGCAATATAGTTTGTAACCCATCCAATCATCGATCCAATAACAATTAAAAGTAACGCTTTTACTAACATCTTCTCACCTTTTCAATTCCTTATCAGTTTTATAAATTATTATTTATTATACCATTTTATACCTATATATCCAATACATTTTTTGGGCTTTTACTTCTAAAAAAATCACTAACCTTGATTTTTTTCTTGTATTATTTTTTATTTGTGTTATAATACTTCAAATAATTATGAGGAGGAAAGTAATGAAACAAAAAATAGTTTTTAATACAAATGCATATTACTACTATTATTTAACCTAGGATTGGTATTTTTGTTTCATGAAAAAATACGAATCCATTTTGCGTTACTTTAATAGTAGTGAGTGGATTTGTTACATAGAACTGGTAAATTACAGCCTGTGGATAAAATCCACAGGCTTTTTTGTTTTTTAAAAAATTTTTAGGAGGAGTTTATTATGTTTATTTTAGAAAGTATCGTTAATTTTTTAAATTCAATTCTTTGGGGGAAAAATATATTAGTTGTTTTACTTATTTTTTCAGGTGTTTTCTTTACAGTAAAAACTAATTTTGTTCAACTTCGTTTTTTAAAGCATATGGTTAAGCTTTTAACGGATAAATCAAATAGTGATTCTGAAAATCTTTCACCTTTTCAAGCCTTTTGTATAAGTACTGCAACTAGAGTTGGAGCTGGTAATTTAGCTGGTGTTGTTAGTGCAATTTCTATTGGTGGTGCAGGTTCAATTTTCTGGATGTGGGTTGTTGCGTTTTTAGGTTCTGCTACAGCATTTGTAGAAACTACTTTAGCTATGATATTTAGAGAAAAAGATAAAACTGGTCATTTTTATGGCGGTCCTTGCTTTTTTTTAAAAAATGGTCTTGGTAAAAAAAGTTGGGGTGTTGCTTTTGTGATAACTGGTATTATTTGTTGGGCAGGAGTTTTACAAGTTGTTTCAAACTCTGTTACCGAATCATTTAATGTAGCTTTTAATATTAGCCCAATGGTTATTTCTGCTCTTTTAACACTATTAGCAGCTATTGTAATCTTTGGAAAAACAGATAAAACAGCTAAAGTTTTAGATAAAGTAGTTCCTATTATGGCTGTAATGTACCTTGTTATTGTCTTTTTTATAATCATTAAAAACTTCGCTCTTTTACCTCAAGTTTTTTCTCAAATATTCTCAGAAGCTTTTGGAATTAGACAAGGAGTTGGAGGAACTATTGGAGCTATTATTATGCAAGGAGTTAAAAGAGGACTATTTTCTAATGAAGCTGGAACAGGTAGTGCTCCTTGTGCAGCGGCTAGTGCTACAGTTTCTCATCCAGTTCAGCAAGGACTAATTCAAAGCTTAGGGGTTTTTGTAGATACTTTTATAATCTGTACAGCTACAGCTTTAGTTATGCTACTTACTAAAGCCTCTGTTATAGATGGATTAAACGGTATGGAGTTATTACAAAAATCATTCAATTACCATCTGGGTTCAACTTTCGGTGAAATATTTGTAGCTATAATACTTTTTCTTTTCTGTTTCTCTACTCTTTTAGGAATCTGCTTCTATGGAAAAGTTAATATTAAGTTCTTAACTGACAAAGAGTTTGGACAAATACTTTTTAAAATCTTTGCTCTTTCAATGATCTTTATAGGAGGAATACAACAAAATTTCTTTATGTGGAATCTTGCTGATCTTGGTTTAGCTCTTATGACTATTATTAATTTATCTGGTGTATTCCCTCTATCAAAATTTGCATTTGATTCATTAAAGGATTACCAGTCTAGGTTTAATCCTATAAAGGCATAATAAAAAAGGAGAAAAACATTGTTTTTCTCCTTTTTTTATTTTACTTAGCGTACTCTACAGCTCTAGTTTCTCTTAATATTGTTACTTTTATTTGTCCTGGATACTGCATAGTTTCCTCTATTCTTTTAGCTATGTCTCTAGCCATTTTTGTAGCTGCATCGTCTGATACAATTTCTGGATTTATTATAATTCTTATCTCTCTACCAGCTTGAATTGCATAAGAAGATTCTACTCCATCAAATGAAGTTGCTATCTCTTCTAATCCTTCTAATCTTTTTAGATATGTTGATAACGTTTCTCTTCTTGCTCCTGGTCTTGAAGCTGATATTGCATCTGATGCTTGAACTAAAATAGCCTCTACACTTTCAAATTCAACTTCGTTATGATGAGCCATAACAGCGTTTATAACTGCTGGTTTTTCACCAAACTTTTTCAAGAACTCTCCTCCAATTATTGCATGAGATGCTTCTATATCGTGATCTAAAACTTTTCCTACATCATGTAAAAGTCCAGCTCTTTTCGCTAACTTAGTATCTGCACCTAACTCAGCTGCTAGATTTGCAGCTAATTTAGCTACCTCTATCGAGTGAGTTAAAACATTTTGACCATAGCTTGTTCTATATTTTAACTTACCTAATGTTTTAATTATTTCCATATGCATTCCTGGAATTCCTAACTCTAAAAGAGCCTGTTCTCCAGCTTCTATAATATCTTTATCAATTTCTTTTCTAGATTTATTAACAACTTCTTCTATCTTACCTGGATGAATTCTTCCATCATTTATAAGTTTTTCAATTGCTCTTCTAGCAACTTCTCTTTTTACACCATCAAAACTTGATAAAACAACAGCTTCTGGAGTATCATCTATTATTATATCCACACCTGTTAAAGCTTCTATTGTTCTTATGTTTCTTCCTTCTCTACCTATAATTCTACCTTTCATTTCATCATTCGGTAGATTTACAACTGATACAGTAGCATCTGCAACAAA
Above is a genomic segment from Cetobacterium somerae ATCC BAA-474 containing:
- a CDS encoding divergent PAP2 family protein yields the protein MEKGIILGNRILDVVFIAWFIAQFYKVITTIFIDRKLNMKRIFETGGMPSSHSSTMASLSTAIGLAHGTQSTIFAISFVLAGVVMYDAAGIRRAAGKHAGLLNTLLDRFAAKVGEKLHDEKLKELLGHSPLEVLVGAILGVVVAFVFKGYIQA
- the yhbY gene encoding ribosome assembly RNA-binding protein YhbY, with protein sequence MSLTSKKRAFLRKRAHNLEPIFRIGKEGFSETLAQGVLEALIPRELIKVKILQNSEADKNEVAYQIAEMIEAEVVGIIGRTIIFYKENQDKPTISLELKAVK
- a CDS encoding ribonuclease J; its protein translation is MNLENIVEKEKDATKKKTRRRKYYNKPKQGEKAPNTEVLNETKKNNDVKTVEVKTTQQQRPQAPKKRVPAKKVEAEEEVKKPILKTEKEEKMYVIPLGGLDEIGKNMTLVQYRDEIIIIDSGVTFPDDGLLGIDLVIPDFSYIESNKDKIKGLFITHGHEDHIGSVPYLYQKIDKNVPLHGGKLTLALIKAKFESGEVSKVLPKMREVKGRDKIRVGKYFEVEFVGVTHSIADAYAVVVTTPAGRVMYTGDFKIDLTPVDGDGVDFLRLAQIGEEGVDLLLSDSTNSEIDGFTPSERSVGEAFKVEFAKAKGRIIIAAFASHVHRLQQIVNIAHEHGRKIAIDGRSLIKVFDIAATLGYLKLPENIMINLSDVDKMRDNKVVILCTGTQGEPMAALSRIAKNMHKHTKVKEGDTVIISATPIPGNERAVSNNINSLLKYEAEVVFKKIAGIHVSGHASKEEQKLMLNLIKPKHFMPVHGEFKMLKAHKETAIETGIPKSNIVIATNGSKVEVTKTSAKIKGKVNAGATLVDGLGVGDIGHIVLKDRQQLSQDGVVIVVFALDKETGKVLSGPDIVTRGFVYSRDSDEILNEANEQIKVKLKEFENSAIKDWTVIKNSVRDVAGKFFYNRIKRTPVILPIIMDV
- the mrdA gene encoding penicillin-binding protein 2, which encodes MKKDLGIKLGKSFEFRGEIYKVFIFLVFVLLGSRMAYLQILQKDKYNYLAQKNRVKLRKIDAERGNIYDSNGELVVTNTLGYRLVYLNQRVVTNEQLKEMSEATGYSEDYLQKRIKYGEIVPYTKENILVEDLDLDLAHKLMEKIGDYSYLEVQSYSKRKYIHDSLAAHTIGYVKKITEKEYENLKEDGYSPRDIVGKTGIEKIYDSQMKGKPGYDYIEVNALNKAQKIEKSKDPTPGYNLHLSLDMRLQKYMEEVFQEENLSGALVAIEAQTGKVLTLVSYPTYSLTTFSSKISQEDWDQITNDPRKPLTNKSISGEYPPGSVFKPFSAFAFFNNGLDPKTKIFDNGVYSIGKWSWRAWKKGGHGTVDFEKSIVESVNPYYYKYADQFGHEPIIDVAGNFGYGKLSKIDVFGERAGILPSEKWKKKRFKQGWFKGDTIILSIGQGYLLATPMQVAVSYMGLANRGKAYVPHVVDYMENGSEKVEIKPEVLYETNYPSWYYDVLNKALINTVEKDNGTTKALRTPGLVIGAKSGSSQNSRFDETHALVAGYFPADKQPKIVFTVLLEGAGGGGRVAGGVAKKFVDKYLEYYNEEMK
- the mtaB gene encoding tRNA (N(6)-L-threonylcarbamoyladenosine(37)-C(2))-methylthiotransferase MtaB, with the protein product MNFNNKKVAFYTLGCKVNQYESESIKNQLIKIGYEEENFENKSDIYIVNSCTVTSIADKKTRNVLRRAKKMNPESIVIVTGCYAQTNSKELLEIEEIDFVVGNSNKSGLVDFIQDIENKKSKVLTENIFEERTYEEYEFATLREMSRAYIKIQDGCNNFCSYCKIPFGRGKSRSRSLESICKEIEVLTKEGFKEFIIIGINLGAYGEDLDSDINLETLLETVVKLEGVERVRIGSMYPDKISDRFIEIMRENSNKLMPHLHISLQSCDNTVLERMRRNYGAELIQERLLKLRENVENMEYTADVIVGFPGETDEMFNNTYEVIKSIGFSDLHVFQYSDREKTLANTFTDKIDGNVKKKRAEVLETLRKEMGKERREKYIGKELEVLVEEIKEDGCSYGYSQNYLRVKTLEATAGVNELVKVEISNLEKELLIGNEKGKRV
- a CDS encoding RsmE family RNA methyltransferase, which encodes MISVIISKDNIANEIIEIVDKNDINHLKNAFRIKPGEIIRAVDGEYEYICEVLNIEKKIIEAKILERNEDRFSSEVYIEAAIGILKNDKMDLTIQKLTEIGVSKITPLLTKRGVAKITEKKDKWDLIVKEATKQCQAVKLVEIGEPKKLLELNYKEYDLMFVPYECEDKNSLRNILNKVENKPKKVLYIIGPEGGFDKEEIEFLTEKGVMPVSLGKRILRAETASIIVGGILVNEF
- a CDS encoding RrF2 family transcriptional regulator, with the protein product MKISTKVRYGVKALVYIAEASQKGNLARIKEISESEDISVQYLEQILFKLKNENIIQGKRGPNGGYKLSMEPEDITLHELYKILDDEVKVIDCNENNKSKNCSCVDDECSTTCIWSKLDIAMTKILEGTTLAELIKNKDMI
- the ruvB gene encoding Holliday junction branch migration DNA helicase RuvB, with the protein product MDRIVSNEELEFEGEVQKNLRPKRLAEYIGQESLKEKMSIFIEAAKKRGGCIDHILLYGPPGLGKTTLAGVIATEMGVNLKITSGPILDKAGDLAAILTSLEENDILFIDEIHRLNTSVEEILYPAMEDGELDIIIGKGPSARSIRIELPPFTLIGATTRAGLLSSPLRDRFGVVHRMDYYKENELEGIVKRGGAILGVKVEEEGAKEIALRSRGTPRIANRLLKRVRDYCEIKGNGVVDLNSAIKALNILGVDKQGLDELDRDIIKAIIENYGGGPVGVETLALMLGEDRRTIEEVYEPYLVKIGYIKRTSRGRMVTEKAYNHFEIKE